One part of the Arabidopsis thaliana chromosome 4, partial sequence genome encodes these proteins:
- the FRS1 gene encoding FAR1-related sequence 1 (FAR1-related sequence 1 (FRS1); FUNCTIONS IN: zinc ion binding; INVOLVED IN: response to red or far red light; LOCATED IN: cellular_component unknown; CONTAINS InterPro DOMAIN/s: MULE transposase, conserved domain (InterPro:IPR018289), Transcription factor, FAR1-related (InterPro:IPR004330), Zinc finger, PMZ-type (InterPro:IPR006564), Zinc finger, SWIM-type (InterPro:IPR007527); BEST Arabidopsis thaliana protein match is: FRS (FAR1 Related Sequences) transcription factor family (TAIR:AT4G15090.1).), producing the protein MSSGECSNVQLDDHRKNNLEIDEGREFESKEEAFEFYKEYANSVGFTTIIKASRRSRMTGKFIDAKFVCTRYGSKKEDIDTGLGTDGFNIPQARKRGRINRSSSKTDCKAFLHVKRRQDGRWVVRSLVKEHNHEIFTGQADSLRELSGRRKLEKLNGAIVKEVKSRKLEDGDVERLLNFFTDMQVENPFFFYSIDLSEEQSLRNIFWVDAKGRFDYTCFSDVVSIDTTFIKNEYKLPLVAFTGVNHHGQFLLLGFGLLLTDESKSGFVWLFRAWLKAMHGCRPRVILTKHDQMLKEAVLEVFPSSRHCFYMWDTLGQMPEKLGHVIRLEKKLVDEINDAIYGSCQSEDFEKNWWEVVDRFHMRDNVWLQSLYEDREYWVPVYMKDVSLAGMCTAQRSDSVNSGLDKYIQRKTTFKAFLEQYKKMIQERYEEEEKSEIETLYKQPGLKSPSPFGKQMAEVYTREMFKKFQVEVLGGVACHPKKESEEDGVNKRTFRVQDYEQNRSFVVVWNSESSEVVCSCRLFELKGFLCRHAMIVLQMSGELSIPSQYVLKRWTKDAKSREVMESDQTDVESTKAQRYKDLCLRSLKLSEEASLSEESYNAVVNVLNEALRKWENKSNLIQNLEESESVTAQDLPIHEEQNNTYDMNKDDNVADTGQEYSLQEVWKVTALQEQRNRYSILDDYLSAQHMSHEMGQINSMASNRNGYCSVHQNIHSLQGQSITHPRLYETEQSSFRPEAMYERLQDMGQSTVRHHPQQHCNASKHQHSNRNFSH; encoded by the exons ATGTCGTCAGGAGAGTGTAGCAATGTGCAGTTAGATGATCATAGGAAGAATAACTTAGAGATTGATGAAGGGAGagaatttgaatcaaaagagGAAGCTTTTGAGTTCTACAAAGAATATGCTAACTCTGTTGGTTTTACTACCATTATTAAAGCTAGTCGTCGTTCAAGAATGACCGGGAAATTTATTGATGCCAAGTTTGTTTGTACGCGATATGGAAGCAAGAAAGAAGACATAGATACTGGTTTAGGTACTGATGGATTTAACATTCCTCAAGCAAGAAAACGTGGTAGAATTAACCGGTCATCGTCGAAAACCGATTGTAAAGCTTTTTTACATGTTAAGAGAAGGCAAGATGGGAGGTGGGTTGTTCGTAGTTTGGTAAAAGAACATAACCATGAAATCTTCACTGGTCAAGCTGATTCCTTAAGAGAATTGAGTGGGAGGAGAAAACTCGAGAAACTAAACGGTGCTATTGTTAAAGAGGTGAAAAGCAGGAAGCTTGAGGATGGGGATGTTGAAAGACTTTTAAACTTCTTTACTGATATGCAAGTTGAGaatcctttcttcttttattccATTGATCTCAGTGAGGAGCAGAGTTTAAGAAACATCTTTTGGGTTGATGCAAAAGGTAGATTTGATTATACTTGTTTCTCTGATGTTGTATCTATTGACACTACATTCATCAAGAATGAGTATAAACTGCCTCTTGTTGCTTTTACTGGCGTGAACCACCATGGACAGTTCCTGTTGCTTGGTTTTGGATTATTACTAACGGATGAGTCTAAATCTGGATTTGTTTGGCTTTTCCGGGCATGGTTAAAAGCGATGCACGGATGCAGACCTAGAGTTATACTTACTAAGCATGACCAAATGCTCAAGGAAGCTGTCTTGGAGGTGTTCCCATCTTCTAGACATTGCTTTTATATGTGGGATACTCTTGGCCAGATGCCGGAAAAGCTTGGTCATGTTATCAGACTAGAGAAAAAACTTGTGGATGAGATAAATGATGCTATTTACGGGTCTTGCCAGAGCGAGGACTTTGAAAAGAATTGGTGGGAGGTAGTTGATAGGTTTCATATGAGAGACAACGTGTGGCTTCAGTCGTTGTATGAAGATAGGGAATATTGGGTTCCTGTATATATGAAAGATGTATCTCTAGCGGGAATGTGTACAGCTCAGAGATCAGACAGTGTGAACTCTGGTTTAGATAAATACATTCAAAGGAAAACTACATTTAAAGCATTTCTTGAGCAGTACAAGAAGATGATACAAGAGAGGtacgaagaggaagagaaatcGGAGATTGAGACATTGTATAAACAACCGGGACTTAAGTCACCTTCACCATTTGGGAAGCAAATGGCTGAGGTATACACTCGTGAGATGTTCAAGAAGTTTCAGGTGGAGGTGTTGGGAGGAGTTGCTTGTCATCcgaagaaagaaagtgaagaagatgggGTTAACAAGAGGACTTTCAGGGTTCAAGATTATGAACAGAACCGTTCTTTCGTTGTGGTCTGGAACTCTGAATCATCTGAAGTTGTCTGTTCTTGTCGATTGTTTGAGTTGAAAGGTTTTCTTTGTAGGCACGCGATGATTGTTCTGCAGATGTCAGGGGAACTTAGTATTCCTTCTCAGTATGTGTTGAAGCGTTGGACAAAGGATGCAAAAAGCAGAGAAGTCATGGAATCTGATCAGACTGATGTAGAATCAACTAAGGCTCAACGGTACAAGGATCTTTGTCTCCGTTCTTTAAAACTGAGTGAGGAAGCATCTTTATCCGAGGAGAGCTATAACGCCGTGGTCAATGTGCTGAATGAAGCTTTAAGAAAGTGGGAGAACAAGAGTAACTTGATCCAAAATCTTGAAGAGTCAGAATCGGTTACAGCTCAAGATCTTCCAATACATGAAGAACAGAACAATACATATGACATGAACAAAGACGATAATGTCGCTGACACAGGACAg GAATATTCATTGCAAGAAGTCTGGAAAGTAACTGCTTtgcaagaacaaagaaaccgATACTCGATTCTCGATGACTACCTCAGTGCCCAACATATGTCTCATGAAATG GGACAAATCAACTCGATGGCCTCAAATCGCAATGGATATTGTTCTGTCCATCAAAACATACACTCATTGCAGGGGCAATCCATAACTCACCCAAGGCTTTATGAAACT GAACAATCAAGTTTCAGACCAGAAGCTATGTATGAAAGACTACAAGATATG GGACAATCAACTGTTAGACATCATCCTCAGCAACATTGCAATGCTTCGAAACATCAACACTCCAACAGGAATTTCTCTCACTGA
- the FRS1 gene encoding FAR1-related sequence 1 → MFFIKVCNLETDHSVSTGECSNVQLDDHRKNNLEIDEGREFESKEEAFEFYKEYANSVGFTTIIKASRRSRMTGKFIDAKFVCTRYGSKKEDIDTGLGTDGFNIPQARKRGRINRSSSKTDCKAFLHVKRRQDGRWVVRSLVKEHNHEIFTGQADSLRELSGRRKLEKLNGAIVKEVKSRKLEDGDVERLLNFFTDMQVENPFFFYSIDLSEEQSLRNIFWVDAKGRFDYTCFSDVVSIDTTFIKNEYKLPLVAFTGVNHHGQFLLLGFGLLLTDESKSGFVWLFRAWLKAMHGCRPRVILTKHDQMLKEAVLEVFPSSRHCFYMWDTLGQMPEKLGHVIRLEKKLVDEINDAIYGSCQSEDFEKNWWEVVDRFHMRDNVWLQSLYEDREYWVPVYMKDVSLAGMCTAQRSDSVNSGLDKYIQRKTTFKAFLEQYKKMIQERYEEEEKSEIETLYKQPGLKSPSPFGKQMAEVYTREMFKKFQVEVLGGVACHPKKESEEDGVNKRTFRVQDYEQNRSFVVVWNSESSEVVCSCRLFELKGFLCRHAMIVLQMSGELSIPSQYVLKRWTKDAKSREVMESDQTDVESTKAQRYKDLCLRSLKLSEEASLSEESYNAVVNVLNEALRKWENKSNLIQNLEESESVTAQDLPIHEEQNNTYDMNKDDNVADTGQEYSLQEVWKVTALQEQRNRYSILDDYLSAQHMSHEMGQINSMASNRNGYCSVHQNIHSLQGQSITHPRLYETEQSSFRPEAMYERLQDMVKDLN, encoded by the exons atgtttttcataAAAGTTTGCAACTTGGAAACTGATCATAGTGTTTCAACAG GAGAGTGTAGCAATGTGCAGTTAGATGATCATAGGAAGAATAACTTAGAGATTGATGAAGGGAGagaatttgaatcaaaagagGAAGCTTTTGAGTTCTACAAAGAATATGCTAACTCTGTTGGTTTTACTACCATTATTAAAGCTAGTCGTCGTTCAAGAATGACCGGGAAATTTATTGATGCCAAGTTTGTTTGTACGCGATATGGAAGCAAGAAAGAAGACATAGATACTGGTTTAGGTACTGATGGATTTAACATTCCTCAAGCAAGAAAACGTGGTAGAATTAACCGGTCATCGTCGAAAACCGATTGTAAAGCTTTTTTACATGTTAAGAGAAGGCAAGATGGGAGGTGGGTTGTTCGTAGTTTGGTAAAAGAACATAACCATGAAATCTTCACTGGTCAAGCTGATTCCTTAAGAGAATTGAGTGGGAGGAGAAAACTCGAGAAACTAAACGGTGCTATTGTTAAAGAGGTGAAAAGCAGGAAGCTTGAGGATGGGGATGTTGAAAGACTTTTAAACTTCTTTACTGATATGCAAGTTGAGaatcctttcttcttttattccATTGATCTCAGTGAGGAGCAGAGTTTAAGAAACATCTTTTGGGTTGATGCAAAAGGTAGATTTGATTATACTTGTTTCTCTGATGTTGTATCTATTGACACTACATTCATCAAGAATGAGTATAAACTGCCTCTTGTTGCTTTTACTGGCGTGAACCACCATGGACAGTTCCTGTTGCTTGGTTTTGGATTATTACTAACGGATGAGTCTAAATCTGGATTTGTTTGGCTTTTCCGGGCATGGTTAAAAGCGATGCACGGATGCAGACCTAGAGTTATACTTACTAAGCATGACCAAATGCTCAAGGAAGCTGTCTTGGAGGTGTTCCCATCTTCTAGACATTGCTTTTATATGTGGGATACTCTTGGCCAGATGCCGGAAAAGCTTGGTCATGTTATCAGACTAGAGAAAAAACTTGTGGATGAGATAAATGATGCTATTTACGGGTCTTGCCAGAGCGAGGACTTTGAAAAGAATTGGTGGGAGGTAGTTGATAGGTTTCATATGAGAGACAACGTGTGGCTTCAGTCGTTGTATGAAGATAGGGAATATTGGGTTCCTGTATATATGAAAGATGTATCTCTAGCGGGAATGTGTACAGCTCAGAGATCAGACAGTGTGAACTCTGGTTTAGATAAATACATTCAAAGGAAAACTACATTTAAAGCATTTCTTGAGCAGTACAAGAAGATGATACAAGAGAGGtacgaagaggaagagaaatcGGAGATTGAGACATTGTATAAACAACCGGGACTTAAGTCACCTTCACCATTTGGGAAGCAAATGGCTGAGGTATACACTCGTGAGATGTTCAAGAAGTTTCAGGTGGAGGTGTTGGGAGGAGTTGCTTGTCATCcgaagaaagaaagtgaagaagatgggGTTAACAAGAGGACTTTCAGGGTTCAAGATTATGAACAGAACCGTTCTTTCGTTGTGGTCTGGAACTCTGAATCATCTGAAGTTGTCTGTTCTTGTCGATTGTTTGAGTTGAAAGGTTTTCTTTGTAGGCACGCGATGATTGTTCTGCAGATGTCAGGGGAACTTAGTATTCCTTCTCAGTATGTGTTGAAGCGTTGGACAAAGGATGCAAAAAGCAGAGAAGTCATGGAATCTGATCAGACTGATGTAGAATCAACTAAGGCTCAACGGTACAAGGATCTTTGTCTCCGTTCTTTAAAACTGAGTGAGGAAGCATCTTTATCCGAGGAGAGCTATAACGCCGTGGTCAATGTGCTGAATGAAGCTTTAAGAAAGTGGGAGAACAAGAGTAACTTGATCCAAAATCTTGAAGAGTCAGAATCGGTTACAGCTCAAGATCTTCCAATACATGAAGAACAGAACAATACATATGACATGAACAAAGACGATAATGTCGCTGACACAGGACAg GAATATTCATTGCAAGAAGTCTGGAAAGTAACTGCTTtgcaagaacaaagaaaccgATACTCGATTCTCGATGACTACCTCAGTGCCCAACATATGTCTCATGAAATG GGACAAATCAACTCGATGGCCTCAAATCGCAATGGATATTGTTCTGTCCATCAAAACATACACTCATTGCAGGGGCAATCCATAACTCACCCAAGGCTTTATGAAACT GAACAATCAAGTTTCAGACCAGAAGCTATGTATGAAAGACTACAAGATATGGTAAAAGACTTGAACTAG
- the FRS1 gene encoding FAR1-related sequence 1 — MSSGECSNVQLDDHRKNNLEIDEGREFESKEEAFEFYKEYANSVGFTTIIKASRRSRMTGKFIDAKFVCTRYGSKKEDIDTGLGTDGFNIPQARKRGRINRSSSKTDCKAFLHVKRRQDGRWVVRSLVKEHNHEIFTGQADSLRELSGRRKLEKLNGAIVKEVKSRKLEDGDVERLLNFFTDMQVENPFFFYSIDLSEEQSLRNIFWVDAKGRFDYTCFSDVVSIDTTFIKNEYKLPLVAFTGVNHHGQFLLLGFGLLLTDESKSGFVWLFRAWLKAMHGCRPRVILTKHDQMLKEAVLEVFPSSRHCFYMWDTLGQMPEKLGHVIRLEKKLVDEINDAIYGSCQSEDFEKNWWEVVDRFHMRDNVWLQSLYEDREYWVPVYMKDVSLAGMCTAQRSDSVNSGLDKYIQRKTTFKAFLEQYKKMIQERYEEEEKSEIETLYKQPGLKSPSPFGKQMAEVYTREMFKKFQVEVLGGVACHPKKESEEDGVNKRTFRVQDYEQNRSFVVVWNSESSEVVCSCRLFELKGFLCRHAMIVLQMSGELSIPSQYVLKRWTKDAKSREVMESDQTDVESTKAQRYKDLCLRSLKLSEEASLSEESYNAVVNVLNEALRKWENKSNLIQNLEESESVTAQDLPIHEEQNNTYDMNKDDNVADTGQEYSLQEVWKVTALQEQRNRYSILDDYLSAQHMSHEMGQINSMASNRNGYCSVHQNIHSLQGQSITHPRLYETEQSSFRPEAMYERLQDMVKDLN; from the exons ATGTCGTCAGGAGAGTGTAGCAATGTGCAGTTAGATGATCATAGGAAGAATAACTTAGAGATTGATGAAGGGAGagaatttgaatcaaaagagGAAGCTTTTGAGTTCTACAAAGAATATGCTAACTCTGTTGGTTTTACTACCATTATTAAAGCTAGTCGTCGTTCAAGAATGACCGGGAAATTTATTGATGCCAAGTTTGTTTGTACGCGATATGGAAGCAAGAAAGAAGACATAGATACTGGTTTAGGTACTGATGGATTTAACATTCCTCAAGCAAGAAAACGTGGTAGAATTAACCGGTCATCGTCGAAAACCGATTGTAAAGCTTTTTTACATGTTAAGAGAAGGCAAGATGGGAGGTGGGTTGTTCGTAGTTTGGTAAAAGAACATAACCATGAAATCTTCACTGGTCAAGCTGATTCCTTAAGAGAATTGAGTGGGAGGAGAAAACTCGAGAAACTAAACGGTGCTATTGTTAAAGAGGTGAAAAGCAGGAAGCTTGAGGATGGGGATGTTGAAAGACTTTTAAACTTCTTTACTGATATGCAAGTTGAGaatcctttcttcttttattccATTGATCTCAGTGAGGAGCAGAGTTTAAGAAACATCTTTTGGGTTGATGCAAAAGGTAGATTTGATTATACTTGTTTCTCTGATGTTGTATCTATTGACACTACATTCATCAAGAATGAGTATAAACTGCCTCTTGTTGCTTTTACTGGCGTGAACCACCATGGACAGTTCCTGTTGCTTGGTTTTGGATTATTACTAACGGATGAGTCTAAATCTGGATTTGTTTGGCTTTTCCGGGCATGGTTAAAAGCGATGCACGGATGCAGACCTAGAGTTATACTTACTAAGCATGACCAAATGCTCAAGGAAGCTGTCTTGGAGGTGTTCCCATCTTCTAGACATTGCTTTTATATGTGGGATACTCTTGGCCAGATGCCGGAAAAGCTTGGTCATGTTATCAGACTAGAGAAAAAACTTGTGGATGAGATAAATGATGCTATTTACGGGTCTTGCCAGAGCGAGGACTTTGAAAAGAATTGGTGGGAGGTAGTTGATAGGTTTCATATGAGAGACAACGTGTGGCTTCAGTCGTTGTATGAAGATAGGGAATATTGGGTTCCTGTATATATGAAAGATGTATCTCTAGCGGGAATGTGTACAGCTCAGAGATCAGACAGTGTGAACTCTGGTTTAGATAAATACATTCAAAGGAAAACTACATTTAAAGCATTTCTTGAGCAGTACAAGAAGATGATACAAGAGAGGtacgaagaggaagagaaatcGGAGATTGAGACATTGTATAAACAACCGGGACTTAAGTCACCTTCACCATTTGGGAAGCAAATGGCTGAGGTATACACTCGTGAGATGTTCAAGAAGTTTCAGGTGGAGGTGTTGGGAGGAGTTGCTTGTCATCcgaagaaagaaagtgaagaagatgggGTTAACAAGAGGACTTTCAGGGTTCAAGATTATGAACAGAACCGTTCTTTCGTTGTGGTCTGGAACTCTGAATCATCTGAAGTTGTCTGTTCTTGTCGATTGTTTGAGTTGAAAGGTTTTCTTTGTAGGCACGCGATGATTGTTCTGCAGATGTCAGGGGAACTTAGTATTCCTTCTCAGTATGTGTTGAAGCGTTGGACAAAGGATGCAAAAAGCAGAGAAGTCATGGAATCTGATCAGACTGATGTAGAATCAACTAAGGCTCAACGGTACAAGGATCTTTGTCTCCGTTCTTTAAAACTGAGTGAGGAAGCATCTTTATCCGAGGAGAGCTATAACGCCGTGGTCAATGTGCTGAATGAAGCTTTAAGAAAGTGGGAGAACAAGAGTAACTTGATCCAAAATCTTGAAGAGTCAGAATCGGTTACAGCTCAAGATCTTCCAATACATGAAGAACAGAACAATACATATGACATGAACAAAGACGATAATGTCGCTGACACAGGACAg GAATATTCATTGCAAGAAGTCTGGAAAGTAACTGCTTtgcaagaacaaagaaaccgATACTCGATTCTCGATGACTACCTCAGTGCCCAACATATGTCTCATGAAATG GGACAAATCAACTCGATGGCCTCAAATCGCAATGGATATTGTTCTGTCCATCAAAACATACACTCATTGCAGGGGCAATCCATAACTCACCCAAGGCTTTATGAAACT GAACAATCAAGTTTCAGACCAGAAGCTATGTATGAAAGACTACAAGATATGGTAAAAGACTTGAACTAG
- the FRS1 gene encoding FAR1-related sequence 1, producing the protein MSSGECSNVQLDDHRKNNLEIDEGREFESKEEAFEFYKEYANSVGFTTIIKASRRSRMTGKFIDAKFVCTRYGSKKEDIDTGLGTDGFNIPQARKRGRINRSSSKTDCKAFLHVKRRQDGRWVVRSLVKEHNHEIFTGQADSLRELSGRRKLEKLNGAIVKEVKSRKLEDGDVERLLNFFTDMQVENPFFFYSIDLSEEQSLRNIFWVDAKGRFDYTCFSDVVSIDTTFIKNEYKLPLVAFTGVNHHGQFLLLGFGLLLTDESKSGFVWLFRAWLKAMHGCRPRVILTKHDQMLKEAVLEVFPSSRHCFYMWDTLGQMPEKLGHVIRLEKKLVDEINDAIYGSCQSEDFEKNWWEVVDRFHMRDNVWLQSLYEDREYWVPVYMKDVSLAGMCTAQRSDSVNSGLDKYIQRKTTFKAFLEQYKKMIQERYEEEEKSEIETLYKQPGLKSPSPFGKQMAEVYTREMFKKFQVEVLGGVACHPKKESEEDGVNKRTFRVQDYEQNRSFVVVWNSESSEVVCSCRLFELKGFLCRHAMIVLQMSGELSIPSQYVLKRWTKDAKSREVMESDQTDVESTKAQRYKDLCLRSLKLSEEASLSEESYNAVVNVLNEALRKWENKSNLIQNLEESESVTAQDLPIHEEQNNTYDMNKDDNVADTGQEYSLQEVWKVTALQEQRNRYSILDDYLSAQHMSHEMGQINSMASNRNGYCSVHQNIHSLQGQSITHPRLYETEQSSFRPEAMYERLQDMCLYS; encoded by the exons ATGTCGTCAGGAGAGTGTAGCAATGTGCAGTTAGATGATCATAGGAAGAATAACTTAGAGATTGATGAAGGGAGagaatttgaatcaaaagagGAAGCTTTTGAGTTCTACAAAGAATATGCTAACTCTGTTGGTTTTACTACCATTATTAAAGCTAGTCGTCGTTCAAGAATGACCGGGAAATTTATTGATGCCAAGTTTGTTTGTACGCGATATGGAAGCAAGAAAGAAGACATAGATACTGGTTTAGGTACTGATGGATTTAACATTCCTCAAGCAAGAAAACGTGGTAGAATTAACCGGTCATCGTCGAAAACCGATTGTAAAGCTTTTTTACATGTTAAGAGAAGGCAAGATGGGAGGTGGGTTGTTCGTAGTTTGGTAAAAGAACATAACCATGAAATCTTCACTGGTCAAGCTGATTCCTTAAGAGAATTGAGTGGGAGGAGAAAACTCGAGAAACTAAACGGTGCTATTGTTAAAGAGGTGAAAAGCAGGAAGCTTGAGGATGGGGATGTTGAAAGACTTTTAAACTTCTTTACTGATATGCAAGTTGAGaatcctttcttcttttattccATTGATCTCAGTGAGGAGCAGAGTTTAAGAAACATCTTTTGGGTTGATGCAAAAGGTAGATTTGATTATACTTGTTTCTCTGATGTTGTATCTATTGACACTACATTCATCAAGAATGAGTATAAACTGCCTCTTGTTGCTTTTACTGGCGTGAACCACCATGGACAGTTCCTGTTGCTTGGTTTTGGATTATTACTAACGGATGAGTCTAAATCTGGATTTGTTTGGCTTTTCCGGGCATGGTTAAAAGCGATGCACGGATGCAGACCTAGAGTTATACTTACTAAGCATGACCAAATGCTCAAGGAAGCTGTCTTGGAGGTGTTCCCATCTTCTAGACATTGCTTTTATATGTGGGATACTCTTGGCCAGATGCCGGAAAAGCTTGGTCATGTTATCAGACTAGAGAAAAAACTTGTGGATGAGATAAATGATGCTATTTACGGGTCTTGCCAGAGCGAGGACTTTGAAAAGAATTGGTGGGAGGTAGTTGATAGGTTTCATATGAGAGACAACGTGTGGCTTCAGTCGTTGTATGAAGATAGGGAATATTGGGTTCCTGTATATATGAAAGATGTATCTCTAGCGGGAATGTGTACAGCTCAGAGATCAGACAGTGTGAACTCTGGTTTAGATAAATACATTCAAAGGAAAACTACATTTAAAGCATTTCTTGAGCAGTACAAGAAGATGATACAAGAGAGGtacgaagaggaagagaaatcGGAGATTGAGACATTGTATAAACAACCGGGACTTAAGTCACCTTCACCATTTGGGAAGCAAATGGCTGAGGTATACACTCGTGAGATGTTCAAGAAGTTTCAGGTGGAGGTGTTGGGAGGAGTTGCTTGTCATCcgaagaaagaaagtgaagaagatgggGTTAACAAGAGGACTTTCAGGGTTCAAGATTATGAACAGAACCGTTCTTTCGTTGTGGTCTGGAACTCTGAATCATCTGAAGTTGTCTGTTCTTGTCGATTGTTTGAGTTGAAAGGTTTTCTTTGTAGGCACGCGATGATTGTTCTGCAGATGTCAGGGGAACTTAGTATTCCTTCTCAGTATGTGTTGAAGCGTTGGACAAAGGATGCAAAAAGCAGAGAAGTCATGGAATCTGATCAGACTGATGTAGAATCAACTAAGGCTCAACGGTACAAGGATCTTTGTCTCCGTTCTTTAAAACTGAGTGAGGAAGCATCTTTATCCGAGGAGAGCTATAACGCCGTGGTCAATGTGCTGAATGAAGCTTTAAGAAAGTGGGAGAACAAGAGTAACTTGATCCAAAATCTTGAAGAGTCAGAATCGGTTACAGCTCAAGATCTTCCAATACATGAAGAACAGAACAATACATATGACATGAACAAAGACGATAATGTCGCTGACACAGGACAg GAATATTCATTGCAAGAAGTCTGGAAAGTAACTGCTTtgcaagaacaaagaaaccgATACTCGATTCTCGATGACTACCTCAGTGCCCAACATATGTCTCATGAAATG GGACAAATCAACTCGATGGCCTCAAATCGCAATGGATATTGTTCTGTCCATCAAAACATACACTCATTGCAGGGGCAATCCATAACTCACCCAAGGCTTTATGAAACT GAACAATCAAGTTTCAGACCAGAAGCTATGTATGAAAGACTACAAGATATG TGTTTATATTCATGA